The proteins below come from a single Haladaptatus paucihalophilus DX253 genomic window:
- a CDS encoding MBL fold metallo-hydrolase, with the protein MNRIRLENSEFEGENSVYLLGTDTDAPTTLIDTSVRKPETLDSLESGLADYGCSVGDVDRVLVTHWHTDHAGLAGTVQARSDAAVFVHEDDAALVAQDESAWDAIGTRQQRLLDEWGLPEHIQDPVFQHARKIGRLDGPEPTVEPFSAGYRFDRGDVEREAVHLPGHTAGLSGFAFDGDSGRELFCGDALLGNYTPNVGGADVRLENPLAAYLDTLSHVVGESYERAWPGHGGPLDPTGRAREIRDHHRDRAGDVIDVLERHGPTDPWTVGSHLFGDLDGIHLLHGPGESYAHLRHLAEAGYVERVGDEYELVEPPGLDALFEDRMATSP; encoded by the coding sequence GTGAACCGAATTCGACTCGAAAACTCCGAGTTCGAGGGAGAAAACAGCGTTTACCTCCTCGGTACCGATACCGATGCTCCCACGACACTCATCGACACGAGCGTTCGAAAGCCCGAAACGCTCGATTCACTGGAGTCAGGATTGGCCGACTACGGCTGTTCGGTCGGCGACGTGGACCGCGTGCTCGTCACCCATTGGCACACCGACCACGCCGGACTCGCGGGAACCGTCCAAGCGCGAAGCGACGCCGCCGTCTTCGTCCACGAGGACGACGCGGCGCTCGTCGCCCAAGACGAGTCGGCGTGGGACGCCATCGGAACCCGCCAACAGCGCCTCCTCGACGAGTGGGGGCTCCCCGAGCACATCCAGGACCCGGTGTTCCAGCACGCGCGGAAAATCGGTCGTCTCGACGGTCCCGAACCGACCGTCGAGCCGTTTTCCGCGGGCTACCGCTTCGACCGCGGCGACGTCGAACGCGAAGCTGTCCACCTCCCCGGCCACACCGCCGGTCTCTCGGGGTTCGCCTTCGACGGCGACTCCGGCCGCGAACTCTTCTGCGGCGACGCCCTCCTCGGAAACTACACGCCCAACGTCGGCGGCGCGGACGTCCGCCTCGAAAATCCGCTTGCGGCGTACCTCGATACGCTGTCGCACGTCGTCGGGGAGTCCTACGAGCGCGCCTGGCCCGGCCACGGCGGCCCGCTCGACCCGACGGGGCGCGCCCGCGAGATTCGGGACCACCACCGCGACCGCGCCGGTGACGTCATCGACGTGCTGGAACGACACGGCCCGACCGACCCGTGGACCGTGGGTTCCCACCTGTTCGGCGACCTCGACGGCATCCACCTCCTCCACGGCCCCGGCGAATCCTACGCCCACCTCAGACATCTCGCGGAAGCGGGATACGTCGAACGCGTCGGCGACGAGTACGAACTGGTCGAGCCACCCGGTTTGGACGCGCTCTTCGAGGACCGGATGGCGACGAGTCCGTAA
- a CDS encoding DUF7344 domain-containing protein: MSVSSDSTAGDGFEHATEESVEPLSRDKIFHILQTQRRRDALRFLKETGGTVEMRDLAEQVAAWENDTTVQALTSDERQRVYIALYQSHLPKLESEGIIRYNKSRGIVERGPLADQFDPYLDTADESDYEVEMEDGESSDDETPWLRYYRVATAVGIAVVAAAWIGVPPVSFVPNIIWDVLIVASFTALSLAQLLTGDE; this comes from the coding sequence ATGAGCGTCAGTTCCGACTCGACCGCGGGAGACGGGTTCGAACACGCCACGGAGGAGTCCGTCGAACCGCTCTCCCGCGACAAGATATTTCATATTCTCCAGACACAGCGACGTCGGGACGCGCTTCGGTTCCTGAAGGAGACCGGCGGCACGGTCGAGATGCGCGACCTCGCGGAGCAGGTCGCCGCGTGGGAAAACGACACTACTGTGCAGGCGCTCACCTCGGACGAACGCCAGCGCGTCTACATCGCGCTGTACCAATCTCACCTGCCGAAGCTCGAAAGCGAGGGAATCATCCGCTACAACAAGAGCCGCGGCATCGTCGAACGCGGACCGCTGGCCGACCAGTTCGACCCGTATCTCGACACGGCGGACGAATCCGACTACGAAGTCGAAATGGAAGACGGAGAGTCGAGCGACGACGAAACCCCGTGGTTGCGCTACTACCGAGTTGCCACCGCGGTCGGAATCGCCGTCGTAGCGGCGGCGTGGATCGGCGTCCCACCCGTTTCCTTCGTTCCGAATATCATTTGGGACGTCCTCATCGTCGCGTCGTTTACGGCGCTGTCACTCGCGCAACTCCTCACGGGCGACGAGTAA
- a CDS encoding DUF7576 family protein, with product MPSPTHSDDEFTSCANCGKLVNLSEYHPTVVVRHSVTANQTENVTLHFCSEDCLDEWTGPFP from the coding sequence ATGCCCAGTCCCACCCACTCGGACGATGAATTCACGTCCTGTGCCAACTGCGGCAAACTCGTCAACCTCTCGGAGTATCACCCGACGGTGGTCGTTCGACACAGCGTCACCGCCAACCAAACGGAGAACGTGACCCTCCACTTCTGTAGCGAGGACTGTCTGGACGAGTGGACCGGCCCGTTCCCGTGA